From Prosthecobacter sp., a single genomic window includes:
- a CDS encoding polysaccharide biosynthesis tyrosine autokinase, with protein sequence MEQTLNLPGQGQSSTLSRIHEASAKFQRYKILLRRRWWFLLLTASIGVCVQALRITGRPQEFRSLAKLVAGGQMVFNDSVSWREQQADFYGTIIETVESAEMKRRALERVRALNPDVKDSDVEIRVAQTKGSAIFNILATGSEPKYTKIFLDALLDEFISFRQSIREQAQGKVLQQFLQEVVTKQKVMEESLERLTKFRAANNIITITNGNNAAAQFLNNLQSLRETQRTILEELKLAIANVNAAMEARERMLNSGATPSSATAKTPENAQPAGIKPDSSPGGYGMTMAEQDYLRTKSKITELKTKLDSLLIQFKQQHPMVQDVTEELAAQKALLDSYADQIQQEMHSQMGDIQRRVQVLDAQIAEKQNEALDLGGKIAEHDKLEKAAESAKMAYEKLFEKVEQIQSVFNSQADYVAIQERATAASENVEDWVMPIVIGLIAGVGAGIVILLLFDRLDDRMNSFSEFQALFPAESVLGQVPEQRNRGDVALLRPNDDRHLYAEAFRNIRSSILFKNWQGKPPKTILITSAVPNEGKTTVTSNLAVTMALAGARVLLADCDLRRGGVSELFKLPSSPGLSEALRGKLHWRDAVQETSTRNLDLLARGDVFDQTSEMLLSKTAEEMLREMSEEYDYVIFDSAPVLVADDTASFAPKLDSVLFVVRMSSTMARLSGKALDLLYERQVNIGGVILNRSSSNLKEYTYYNYASYYYAPAKTTPQPPAAPAAAKS encoded by the coding sequence ATGGAACAAACCCTCAATCTCCCCGGACAGGGACAGTCAAGCACCCTGAGTCGCATTCATGAAGCTTCGGCCAAGTTTCAACGCTATAAAATCCTGCTGCGCCGCCGCTGGTGGTTCTTGCTGCTGACAGCCAGCATTGGCGTCTGTGTTCAAGCTCTTCGCATTACCGGGCGTCCGCAGGAGTTCCGCTCTCTTGCCAAACTCGTTGCCGGTGGTCAGATGGTTTTCAATGACAGCGTCTCTTGGCGTGAGCAGCAGGCGGACTTTTATGGTACTATCATAGAAACCGTTGAAAGCGCCGAAATGAAACGACGTGCCTTGGAACGGGTGCGGGCCTTGAATCCGGATGTGAAAGATTCAGATGTGGAGATTCGGGTGGCTCAGACCAAGGGGTCGGCCATTTTTAACATTCTTGCCACCGGTTCCGAGCCCAAGTACACCAAAATCTTTCTGGATGCGTTGCTGGATGAGTTCATCTCATTCCGGCAAAGCATTCGCGAGCAGGCGCAGGGCAAGGTGCTTCAGCAGTTTCTTCAGGAAGTGGTGACCAAGCAAAAGGTCATGGAAGAAAGCCTTGAGCGTCTCACCAAGTTCAGGGCTGCCAACAACATCATCACCATCACCAATGGCAACAATGCAGCCGCTCAGTTTCTGAACAACCTTCAATCTCTGCGCGAGACTCAGCGCACAATACTCGAAGAGCTAAAGCTGGCAATTGCCAATGTGAACGCTGCCATGGAAGCGCGGGAGAGGATGCTGAACTCAGGAGCAACACCGTCGTCAGCCACTGCCAAAACTCCCGAAAACGCTCAGCCTGCCGGCATTAAACCCGATTCTTCCCCAGGTGGTTACGGCATGACCATGGCGGAGCAGGATTATCTCCGCACGAAATCGAAAATCACGGAGTTGAAAACCAAATTGGACTCGTTGCTGATCCAGTTCAAACAGCAGCATCCAATGGTTCAGGATGTGACGGAAGAGCTGGCGGCTCAAAAAGCGCTTCTCGATTCCTATGCCGACCAGATTCAGCAGGAGATGCATTCTCAGATGGGGGACATTCAGCGCCGGGTGCAGGTCCTAGACGCACAGATTGCCGAAAAACAGAATGAGGCCCTTGATCTCGGTGGTAAGATCGCTGAACACGACAAATTGGAGAAAGCTGCTGAGTCGGCGAAAATGGCTTATGAGAAGCTGTTTGAAAAAGTGGAGCAAATTCAGAGCGTCTTTAATTCTCAGGCTGACTATGTGGCGATTCAAGAGCGTGCCACCGCTGCATCTGAAAACGTCGAAGATTGGGTCATGCCTATTGTGATTGGCCTTATCGCCGGTGTTGGTGCGGGCATCGTCATTTTGCTGCTGTTTGATCGTCTGGATGACCGCATGAATTCATTCAGCGAATTTCAGGCTCTTTTCCCGGCGGAATCGGTCCTTGGTCAGGTTCCCGAGCAGAGAAACCGTGGTGACGTGGCTCTCTTGCGTCCAAATGATGACCGTCATCTTTACGCGGAGGCTTTTCGCAACATCCGTTCCTCCATTCTATTCAAAAACTGGCAGGGCAAACCGCCGAAAACCATTCTTATCACCAGTGCCGTGCCCAATGAAGGCAAGACTACCGTCACCTCAAATCTTGCTGTTACTATGGCATTGGCCGGGGCGCGTGTTTTGCTGGCAGACTGCGATCTACGTCGTGGTGGTGTGAGCGAATTGTTCAAACTGCCGTCTTCCCCTGGCTTGAGCGAGGCCTTGCGTGGCAAACTGCACTGGCGTGATGCTGTGCAGGAAACCAGCACAAGGAATCTCGACTTGCTTGCTCGTGGCGACGTCTTTGATCAAACCTCCGAGATGCTGCTTTCCAAGACTGCCGAGGAAATGCTGCGTGAGATGAGCGAAGAATACGATTACGTCATCTTCGACAGCGCTCCGGTACTCGTGGCCGATGACACGGCCAGCTTTGCGCCGAAACTCGACTCCGTTCTTTTCGTCGTTCGCATGTCTTCCACCATGGCCCGCCTCTCCGGCAAAGCGCTGGATCTGCTCTACGAACGTCAGGTGAACATTGGTGGCGTGATTCTCAACCGCTCCAGCTCCAACCTGAAAGAGTACACCTATTACAACTACGCCAGCTACTACTACGCCCCGGCGAAGACGACTCCACAGCCGCCCGCTGCGCCTGCGGCGGCGAAATCCTGA
- a CDS encoding polysaccharide biosynthesis/export family protein — MKKLSCLVFALSIIVPCLNAQDPGFRSPEPSRAARQATASTTTGSLNAGAAVLTSMDVLDNNRPISSGDTISIRILEDRRDALQQVVAVTGEVQAPYVGLVNARGKTCRDLAYTIKRELEKNFFKNATVVIAIDKLNERTQMEEREVDLEFYVMFGFVARQGKYDLPSNEDISISQAILRAGGFAQFANKEKVKVIRKTPQGNKTILVNVDGIMRRGDLERDIYIRKDDVIIVEELNWNF; from the coding sequence ATGAAGAAATTATCCTGTTTGGTCTTCGCTTTGTCGATAATCGTTCCATGCCTAAATGCTCAGGATCCCGGTTTTCGTTCCCCCGAGCCATCGCGAGCCGCTCGACAAGCAACTGCTTCAACAACGACGGGATCGCTCAATGCAGGCGCGGCAGTGTTGACATCCATGGATGTTCTGGACAACAATCGTCCTATTTCGTCAGGCGATACGATCAGCATACGAATTCTGGAGGATCGACGTGATGCGCTCCAACAAGTGGTTGCGGTGACCGGAGAGGTGCAAGCGCCTTATGTGGGACTGGTCAATGCCAGAGGCAAAACTTGCCGCGATCTCGCTTACACGATTAAGAGAGAACTCGAAAAGAATTTCTTCAAAAACGCCACGGTGGTCATCGCCATCGACAAGCTGAACGAGAGAACTCAGATGGAGGAGAGGGAGGTGGATCTGGAGTTCTATGTCATGTTTGGCTTCGTCGCCAGACAGGGAAAATACGATTTACCCTCAAATGAAGACATTTCCATCAGCCAGGCAATTCTCAGGGCAGGTGGATTTGCCCAGTTTGCCAACAAGGAGAAGGTCAAAGTCATTCGCAAGACCCCTCAGGGCAACAAGACCATATTGGTCAATGTGGACGGCATTATGCGACGTGGGGATCTCGAACGGGATATATACATTCGCAAGGATGACGTGATTATCGTTGAAGAGCTTAATTGGAATTTCTGA
- a CDS encoding IS1380 family transposase, whose amino-acid sequence MVNLPIEYSDKPVTPFGGMALMKRFVDQTGILEHLATLDLPQGGSNRAYDPVQIIESFWLGIWTGASRYIHCDWLRQDQTLAAIFGYESLPSQSTYSRFFGKFSQARNTTVFPALQRWFFAQINVGAVTVDFDSTVITRDGNQEGSAKGYNPNRKGRNSHHPLMAFISQTRMVANAWLRPGNTAACSNCVEFMRETFDEAMAGMKVGLVRGDSGFYTDEILRALEERGINYIIAARAYSNLKHEVHGMKDWVEVCPGIAVKEWRHQPADPKARARRHIVVRKEMSRRPQAGGKLLFDDLPDYRFSLYVTNLDLPLDQVWNIYNSRADCENRIKELKQDFGLDAFCLQDFWATEASFRFIMVAYNLMSLFRHFGLNSHNQATLATLRSYCFAIGGWVSQHARKRVLKLSLPRKKRPWMDAIFRQIEARPPPFVYSIA is encoded by the coding sequence ATGGTGAACCTGCCCATTGAATACTCTGACAAGCCGGTGACGCCCTTTGGCGGCATGGCGCTGATGAAGCGTTTTGTCGACCAGACCGGCATCCTCGAGCATCTGGCCACCCTGGATCTGCCTCAAGGTGGATCCAACCGTGCCTATGATCCGGTGCAGATCATCGAAAGCTTTTGGCTCGGGATCTGGACGGGAGCCAGCCGTTACATCCACTGCGACTGGTTGCGCCAGGATCAAACGTTGGCGGCCATTTTTGGCTATGAGAGCCTGCCGAGCCAAAGCACTTACAGCCGGTTCTTCGGCAAGTTCTCCCAGGCGCGCAACACGACGGTGTTCCCGGCCTTGCAGCGGTGGTTCTTCGCGCAGATCAACGTGGGCGCGGTGACGGTGGATTTCGACAGCACGGTCATCACGCGCGATGGCAATCAGGAAGGCTCGGCCAAGGGCTACAACCCCAACCGCAAAGGGCGCAACTCGCACCATCCGCTCATGGCCTTCATCAGCCAGACACGCATGGTGGCCAATGCGTGGCTGCGCCCGGGCAACACGGCGGCGTGCTCCAACTGCGTGGAGTTCATGCGCGAGACCTTCGATGAGGCGATGGCAGGCATGAAGGTGGGCCTGGTGCGTGGCGACAGCGGCTTTTACACCGACGAAATCTTGAGAGCGCTGGAAGAGCGCGGCATCAACTACATCATCGCCGCCCGAGCCTACTCCAACCTCAAGCACGAGGTCCACGGCATGAAAGACTGGGTGGAGGTCTGCCCAGGCATCGCGGTCAAAGAGTGGCGGCATCAGCCCGCCGATCCGAAGGCTAGAGCGCGTCGGCACATCGTGGTGCGCAAGGAAATGAGTCGCCGTCCGCAGGCCGGGGGCAAGCTGCTCTTTGATGACCTGCCCGACTACCGCTTCAGCCTGTATGTGACCAATCTCGACCTGCCGCTCGATCAGGTCTGGAACATTTACAACTCGCGAGCCGACTGCGAGAATCGGATCAAGGAGCTAAAGCAGGACTTCGGCCTCGACGCCTTCTGTCTGCAAGACTTTTGGGCCACGGAGGCCTCGTTCCGCTTCATCATGGTGGCCTACAATCTGATGAGCCTGTTCCGGCACTTTGGGCTCAACAGTCACAACCAAGCCACCTTGGCGACGCTGAGATCCTATTGCTTTGCAATAGGCGGCTGGGTCAGCCAGCACGCTCGCAAACGGGTGCTCAAGCTCTCACTGCCCCGCAAAAAGCGTCCCTGGATGGACGCCATCTTCCGCCAAATCGAAGCCCGTCCACCTCCATTCGTTTACTCCATTGCATAA
- a CDS encoding deoxycytidylate deaminase — MTSEILSSTTRLTIPQYAMALAYVASLRSEDPFRKVGAVAIDFDNRVIGTAYNGLAPGYNADPDFWVDRDARRKYMLHAEVNLCSLFTRGNVKLVACTTKPCTSCMQMLCAYGVKEVYFRDDYPESEADAIAARYSIPLIQLIDYPHIISTSEASNRNS, encoded by the coding sequence ATGACCTCTGAAATTCTCTCCTCCACCACACGACTTACCATTCCCCAATATGCCATGGCTTTGGCTTATGTGGCCAGCCTGCGTTCCGAGGATCCCTTTCGGAAAGTCGGGGCTGTTGCCATCGACTTTGACAACAGGGTGATCGGGACGGCCTACAACGGCCTGGCACCCGGTTATAATGCCGATCCTGATTTCTGGGTTGACCGTGATGCACGGCGTAAATACATGCTTCATGCCGAGGTGAATTTGTGCAGTCTTTTCACGCGAGGAAACGTCAAGCTCGTCGCCTGCACCACCAAGCCCTGCACGAGTTGCATGCAGATGCTGTGTGCCTACGGCGTGAAGGAGGTTTATTTCCGGGATGATTATCCGGAATCCGAGGCAGATGCGATTGCCGCCCGCTATAGCATCCCCCTGATCCAGCTTATCGATTACCCGCACATCATCTCGACAAGCGAAGCTTCAAATCGAAATAGCTGA
- a CDS encoding Gfo/Idh/MocA family oxidoreductase: protein MKKIGVGIIGGGLMGREMASAFARWCALMDVEVQPELVAVADLVEDVRNWFRRIPSCTQITGDYQELLANPAVDVVYVAVPHHLHEKLYCDVLAAGKDLFAEKPFGIDLASARRIAAAAKSSGRFVRCSSEFPFLPAAQRVMQAATGGKLGRVLEVVSGFHHSSDLDATKPANWKRKSAMCGEIGVLGDLGMHACHIPLRLGWKPRRLFAQLQKGHPQRPDGKGGMADCDTWDNALLHCWTEIAGHEVPLRLEMKRMAPGETNTWFIEVLGTDGGVRYSTKEPKTLWVFENGKEQFWKKTDLGFGMPFKTVTGGIFEPGFPDVIQQMWAAYLMERAGLLGSRFGCATVEEAVATQEIFAAALESHRQSIVKTL from the coding sequence ATGAAGAAGATCGGAGTCGGTATCATTGGAGGCGGCCTGATGGGCCGTGAAATGGCGAGCGCCTTCGCACGCTGGTGCGCGCTGATGGATGTGGAGGTGCAGCCGGAGCTGGTGGCGGTGGCCGACCTGGTGGAGGACGTGCGGAACTGGTTCCGCCGGATTCCTTCCTGCACGCAGATCACGGGGGACTATCAGGAACTGCTGGCGAATCCGGCGGTGGACGTGGTCTATGTGGCGGTGCCGCACCATTTGCATGAGAAGCTCTACTGCGATGTGCTGGCGGCGGGGAAGGACTTGTTCGCGGAGAAGCCGTTCGGGATTGATCTGGCCTCAGCGAGACGCATCGCGGCAGCGGCGAAGTCTTCGGGACGCTTCGTGCGCTGCAGCTCGGAGTTTCCCTTCCTGCCGGCGGCGCAGCGCGTGATGCAGGCGGCCACGGGTGGAAAGCTGGGGCGCGTGCTGGAAGTGGTGTCGGGCTTTCATCACAGCAGCGATCTGGATGCGACGAAGCCGGCGAACTGGAAACGCAAGTCGGCGATGTGTGGCGAGATAGGCGTGTTGGGAGACTTGGGCATGCACGCCTGCCACATTCCTTTGCGCCTGGGCTGGAAGCCGCGGCGTCTGTTTGCACAACTTCAGAAGGGCCATCCCCAACGGCCGGACGGCAAGGGGGGCATGGCGGATTGCGACACTTGGGACAACGCCTTGCTGCATTGCTGGACGGAGATCGCGGGCCATGAGGTGCCGCTGCGTCTGGAGATGAAACGCATGGCTCCGGGCGAGACGAACACTTGGTTCATCGAAGTTCTCGGCACGGATGGAGGGGTGCGATACAGCACGAAGGAGCCGAAGACGTTGTGGGTGTTTGAGAACGGCAAAGAGCAGTTCTGGAAGAAGACGGATCTCGGTTTCGGCATGCCGTTCAAGACGGTCACCGGGGGGATTTTTGAACCCGGATTTCCCGATGTGATCCAGCAGATGTGGGCGGCTTACTTGATGGAGAGAGCGGGGCTGCTGGGAAGCCGATTTGGCTGCGCTACGGTCGAGGAGGCGGTGGCGACCCAGGAAATTTTCGCTGCTGCGCTGGAGTCGCACCGCCAAAGTATCGTGAAAACTCTATGA
- the gmd gene encoding GDP-mannose 4,6-dehydratase, with protein MKKALITGITGQDGSYLTELLLAKGYEVHGIIRRASSFNTGRLEHLFSPESHLPANQLHLHYGDLMDSVALVKLLYELKPDEVYNLGAQSHVRVSFDVPESTGDIVGLGTQRILEAIRETGLVGKVRFYQASSSEMFGKVQEVPQVETTPFWPRSPYACAKVYGHWLTVNYRESYGLHASSGILFNHESPRRGETFVTRKITRAATRIKVGLQDKLFLGNMDAKRDWGYAKDYVEMMWMMLQQDEPDDYVIATNETHSVKEFVQETFGALGLDWEKHVKYDARYERPAEVDLLIGDPAKARKKLGWEPKVKFKELVQIMVAADLKMAKHELAVKNTTAE; from the coding sequence ATGAAGAAAGCGCTCATCACCGGCATCACAGGACAGGACGGCTCGTATCTCACGGAATTGCTGCTCGCGAAGGGCTATGAGGTGCATGGGATCATCCGCCGGGCGTCGTCATTCAACACCGGGCGGCTGGAGCACCTGTTCAGCCCGGAATCGCACCTGCCGGCGAACCAACTGCATCTGCACTATGGGGATCTGATGGATTCGGTGGCGTTGGTGAAGCTGCTCTATGAGTTGAAGCCGGACGAGGTGTATAATTTGGGCGCACAGAGCCATGTGCGGGTGTCATTTGACGTGCCGGAGAGCACCGGTGACATCGTGGGCCTGGGGACGCAGCGCATCCTGGAGGCGATCCGCGAGACGGGGCTGGTGGGGAAGGTGCGCTTCTATCAGGCGTCGTCGTCGGAGATGTTTGGCAAGGTGCAGGAGGTGCCGCAGGTGGAGACGACGCCGTTCTGGCCGCGTTCGCCGTATGCCTGCGCGAAAGTTTACGGTCACTGGCTGACGGTGAACTATCGCGAGAGCTACGGGCTGCATGCGAGCAGCGGGATTCTTTTCAACCACGAGAGTCCGCGACGCGGGGAGACCTTCGTGACACGCAAGATCACGCGTGCGGCGACGCGCATCAAAGTGGGCCTGCAGGACAAGCTGTTCCTGGGGAACATGGACGCGAAGCGCGACTGGGGCTACGCGAAGGATTATGTGGAGATGATGTGGATGATGCTCCAGCAGGACGAGCCGGACGATTACGTGATCGCGACGAACGAGACGCACAGCGTGAAGGAGTTTGTGCAGGAGACGTTTGGCGCGCTCGGCCTGGACTGGGAGAAGCACGTGAAGTACGACGCGCGCTACGAGCGCCCGGCGGAGGTGGACCTGCTCATCGGTGATCCGGCGAAGGCGCGGAAGAAGCTGGGCTGGGAGCCGAAGGTGAAGTTCAAGGAACTGGTGCAGATCATGGTGGCCGCCGATCTCAAGATGGCGAAGCATGAGCTGGCGGTGAAGAACACGACGGCTGAGTGA
- a CDS encoding DNA-directed RNA polymerase subunit omega: MRADLVEQAAQIVKDPPILINMVSKRVRQIALGRAPLVERRPGLREADLALLEIIQGKITVANIDNV, translated from the coding sequence ATGAGAGCTGACCTCGTCGAACAAGCCGCGCAAATCGTCAAAGATCCCCCCATCCTGATCAACATGGTCTCCAAGCGAGTCCGTCAGATCGCCTTGGGCCGTGCTCCCCTCGTCGAGCGCCGTCCGGGTCTCCGTGAAGCCGACCTCGCCCTCCTCGAAATCATCCAGGGCAAGATCACCGTCGCCAACATCGACAACGTCTAG
- the smpB gene encoding SsrA-binding protein SmpB: MSEIATNRKAARDYHILEKYEAGIELRGTEVKSIRLGKLNISDAFARVERGQVWLYGCDIQTYDKASHETHEPRRSRRLLLHKNEIMKLLAQTQQKGLALPVLRAYWKGHRIKFEIGVGKGKSHGDQRQDLKEKAENREAARVVASFNDKNRR; this comes from the coding sequence ATGTCCGAGATCGCCACGAACCGCAAAGCCGCGCGCGACTACCACATCCTCGAAAAATACGAGGCCGGCATCGAGCTCCGTGGCACCGAGGTCAAATCCATCCGCCTCGGCAAACTCAACATCTCCGACGCCTTCGCCCGCGTCGAGCGCGGCCAGGTCTGGCTCTACGGCTGCGACATCCAGACCTACGACAAGGCCAGCCACGAGACCCACGAGCCACGCCGCTCCCGCCGTCTCCTGCTGCACAAAAACGAAATCATGAAACTGCTCGCCCAGACGCAGCAGAAGGGCCTCGCCCTCCCCGTTTTGCGCGCCTACTGGAAAGGCCATCGCATCAAGTTCGAGATCGGCGTCGGCAAAGGCAAAAGCCATGGCGACCAGCGCCAGGATCTCAAAGAAAAGGCCGAAAACCGCGAAGCCGCCCGCGTCGTCGCCAGTTTCAACGACAAGAACCGGCGCTGA
- a CDS encoding DUF2934 domain-containing protein, producing MKKPTLPVPPPPFEPIHARAYHLWQQANRPTGQDVDFWLQAEQQVKTQPQASKTASIKKPRSAKATPTAAKANPQAALTFKSATKSGLKRSTKPPTR from the coding sequence ATGAAAAAGCCAACCCTTCCCGTGCCCCCGCCACCGTTTGAGCCCATCCATGCCCGTGCCTACCACCTGTGGCAGCAGGCCAACCGCCCCACCGGACAGGACGTGGACTTCTGGCTCCAGGCCGAGCAGCAGGTCAAGACGCAGCCTCAGGCCAGTAAAACTGCGTCCATCAAGAAACCCCGCAGTGCCAAGGCCACCCCAACGGCCGCGAAAGCCAATCCGCAGGCCGCCCTCACCTTCAAATCGGCCACGAAATCAGGCCTCAAGCGCTCTACCAAGCCACCCACCCGTTAA
- a CDS encoding DUF4404 family protein: protein MNPELLQHLRTRLESDVDLPPSARARLLALVTQAEPENTSTTWPAALAELEAAHPEVTAFLNRTAVVLGNMGL from the coding sequence ATGAACCCCGAACTCCTTCAGCACCTCCGAACCCGGCTCGAAAGCGATGTCGATCTCCCGCCCTCAGCCAGGGCACGCCTGCTCGCCCTCGTCACACAGGCAGAGCCGGAGAACACGTCCACCACTTGGCCTGCGGCCCTGGCGGAACTCGAAGCCGCGCATCCCGAGGTCACCGCCTTCCTCAACCGCACCGCCGTCGTGCTCGGCAACATGGGCCTCTGA